AATTTTATAAGGATGCGCTAAGAAGGAGCAGAAGATACCTCTGCTCCTTCTTGCGTCGCAGCTATATAGTACGATTCGCTCTCCATCCCGCATTTTTCACATATGGTTTTGATGCTGTCATCCGATCGTACAAGCAGTTCTTTCGCCAGTATGACTCGCTTGAACACGACATATTCCGTAACGTCCATACCGGTCAGTTGTTTGAACACCCTGGAGAAGTGTGCCAGTCGTGCAGATGGTGGGGAAGCTCCGTCCCCTCCCCGGCACTATAAATTGAGAATAGCAAATAAGAGCATAAGTGCACAATAATTTTATATTATATTGTTTAACTATGCTGTTATTATTGGGGTAAAGAACGATTTACTATTTGGCCACTGAAGAGGGCACCACCCGCGCGATTAATGGAATTAAAGACTTAAACTGGACGGAGCCGAAAACTGCCGCCATGTTGCCGGATTCCTTGCACAGGAACCCGGCATGTGACTAGGAATCTTATGAAGTATGGAGGAGAAAAATCATGAATGAGCAGCTTAATAATTAAGGAGGATCGTCATTATGTATTTATTTATAAAGAAAACAACCTGGACGGTGCGCGCCCTGGCCGTCTGTCTGACGACAGTAATGCTGTTGCAATTGTTCGTCCCCGTGGCGAACGATCGTCTATTCGCGGCTAATGAAGATACGCAGCCTGAACCTGCTGACGATTATTTGGACAAGCTTGATTTCGGCAATTCTGAAAACGTTTACAACTTCAAAGGCGCCTTTACGAGCGTGATCACCGGTTTCATGGGCGAAATAGCCCGGGTGTCGAATCTTCGGATAGCTTATTATCAGGTTGAGAGGAATTGATAAGCTTGATGGGACACTTTCGTAACCTCAGCCTTACCAGGCAAATCCTTTATTTGATTTTAATGATGTTGATCATCCTCCTGATCTCATTTGTCATCTCGAACATGGTTGCCAAACGTATTGTCGAGAGCAAGGTAACGGACTCTGCTGCAAAATTATTGAATCAGGTTGAAGAAAATATGGAAAGCTTTTATGCGGACATGGAGAGAATCTCGGATTCAATGCTGTATAGTCCGACGGTGCAAGCCTACTTGAACTCGGAGGACTATTTGTCCAGGATTCTCATGAGCGATGAGATCGTATCGGTCTTCTCCAATACCACTGCATTGAAAGCGAATATCCGGGGCATCCAGCTTTACAACCCGGAAGGAAAGATGATTTCCGATTCAGGCATCGGGATCGGCGAGACGGTCCAATTGCCGCCTCCAAAGATCGAATATTCCGGTTTATTGACGGATTCGAATACGGGTGGGATAATGCCAAACTATTCCATCTCCATTCCGATTTATAATTTGGAAAGCACACCGGTCAAAGAATACATGGGATATAGCGTGTTTTTTATGGATGTCCGCAATTTCCACAATATATTGAAGGGCGCAAAAATGACACCCAATTCCCGGCTATTCCTCCTTGATCAAAACAAAGAGATTATGGCCAGCGAAGGAAATACGCCCAGCATCGATACGTTTCAATTTGAGGAGTTGGAGAACGACAACCGATATATCATGCAGACGAGTACGCTGTCCCGGACCGGGTGGGAGCTGATCAGCGTCATACCGAAGAACGAGCTGCTGCAGGAATTGAATATCGTACAAAGGCTGAACATAACGACATATGCGGTCATGTTTTGTTTGCTCGGTCTCTTCCTGATCATTTTTTTCACACGTATCTTACGACCGATAAAAGCGCTGATGGATTTTATGAAGTCCTATCCGAAGACGGGGGGAGAAAGCCGCTTTCCACTGGTCTATCATAACGAAATTGGCGTACTCGCTGCCAACCTGAATAAAATGCTGGACGAGATCGACAGCTTAAGCAAGCAAAAGTACGAAATCGAAATTACAAAAAATCAGATGGAAATTTCGGCCTTCCGCAATCAGATTAACCCGCATTTCTTGTACAATACGTTGGAATGTATAAGCGCTATGGCCATCTTTTACAAGGCTCAGGATATAGGCGATATCTCCGCCTCCTTATCCAATATGTTCAGGTATTCGGTCAAAGGAGGCGATTTCAGCACGATTCAGGATGAAATATCACACATCCAGGAATATGCGAAAATCATCGGGTACCGCTTCATGGGGAAAATTCAGGTCGTCGTCGACGCGGATGAACGATTGTTGAAGCTGAAAACGATAAAAATGCTTCTTCAGCCGATGGTGGAAAATGCCGTGTTTCACGGATTGGAGATGAAGATCGACAGCGGCGTCGTTCGAGTGGAAGTGAAGATGACGGAGCAGAAGCAGGTTCAATACATCGTACAGGATAACGGATACGGGATGGAAGAAACCCAATTGAAAGGGCTGGTCGCCCGGCTTAGGCAGTTTGAAAGCCAAGGATGGATCGCGAGGGAAACAGCGAAAGGTATCGGCTTGCCTAATATTTATCGGAGAATCAAGCTATTATACGGAGACAAGGCCGAAATGTCCATCTATAGCAAACTCGGTACCGGAACTACCGTTATAATGACTTTCCCCTTACAAGACCATGCGGAACCATTGGAGGCTGAATAA
This is a stretch of genomic DNA from Paenibacillus sp. sptzw28. It encodes these proteins:
- a CDS encoding sensor histidine kinase; the protein is MMLIILLISFVISNMVAKRIVESKVTDSAAKLLNQVEENMESFYADMERISDSMLYSPTVQAYLNSEDYLSRILMSDEIVSVFSNTTALKANIRGIQLYNPEGKMISDSGIGIGETVQLPPPKIEYSGLLTDSNTGGIMPNYSISIPIYNLESTPVKEYMGYSVFFMDVRNFHNILKGAKMTPNSRLFLLDQNKEIMASEGNTPSIDTFQFEELENDNRYIMQTSTLSRTGWELISVIPKNELLQELNIVQRLNITTYAVMFCLLGLFLIIFFTRILRPIKALMDFMKSYPKTGGESRFPLVYHNEIGVLAANLNKMLDEIDSLSKQKYEIEITKNQMEISAFRNQINPHFLYNTLECISAMAIFYKAQDIGDISASLSNMFRYSVKGGDFSTIQDEISHIQEYAKIIGYRFMGKIQVVVDADERLLKLKTIKMLLQPMVENAVFHGLEMKIDSGVVRVEVKMTEQKQVQYIVQDNGYGMEETQLKGLVARLRQFESQGWIARETAKGIGLPNIYRRIKLLYGDKAEMSIYSKLGTGTTVIMTFPLQDHAEPLEAE
- a CDS encoding helix-turn-helix domain-containing protein; this translates as MAHFSRVFKQLTGMDVTEYVVFKRVILAKELLVRSDDSIKTICEKCGMESESYYIAATQEGAEVSSAPS